A genome region from Hevea brasiliensis isolate MT/VB/25A 57/8 chromosome 9, ASM3005281v1, whole genome shotgun sequence includes the following:
- the LOC110660534 gene encoding uncharacterized protein LOC110660534: protein MGVFIRHNQSSAVVQSHQRMYKFFIICNYILLSAASSCVFLTLSLRLFPSFCGFFLILLHILTIVGAVSGSSVATSGSSRWYAAHMVATSLAAIFQGSVSVLIFTQTGDFLGYLKSYVREEDGAVILKLAGGLCALIFCLEWVVLSLAFLLRYYAFVEGSGCAGGSSLAAGGKVQEEELKNWPWPFQV from the coding sequence ATGGGTGTCTTTATCCGCCATAACCAATCTTCTGCTGTGGTTCAATCTCACCAACGCATGTACAAGTTCTTCATAATCTGCAACTACATTCTACTGAGTGCAGCCTCTAGTTGCGTCTTCCTCACTCTCTCTCTGCGTTTATTCCCATCTTTCTGTGGTTTCTTCCTCATCCTCCTCCACATACTCACCATCGTCGGTGCCGTCTCCGGCAGCTCCGTCGCCACATCTGGGTCCAGCAGATGGTATGCGGCTCACATGGTGGCTACTTCACTCGCTGCAATATTTCAAGGGTCAGTGTCAGTGCTGATCTTCACGCAGACCGGAGATTTCTTGGGGTACTTGAAATCTTATGTTAGGGAAGAAGATGGAGCTGTGATATTGAAGCTGGCTGGTGGGCTTTGCGCGTTGATCTTTTGCTTGGAGTGGGTTGTTTTGAGTCTGGCATTTTTGCTCAGGTACTATGCTTTTGTGGAAGGAAGTGGCTGTGCAGGTGGTAGTTCTTTAGCCGCCGGTGGAAAAGTTCAAGAAGAGGAGTTGAAGAACTGGCCCTGGCCATTCCAAGTTTAG